The following nucleotide sequence is from Porites lutea unplaced genomic scaffold, jaPorLute2.1 SCAFFOLD_145, whole genome shotgun sequence.
AATCAATAACAACAAGCCTTAATGTATCTCACTAATATATTATCtgcatgtttttaaaataaacattgTATAATGAAAAGTTGTATATAAAATGCATACTCAACTGGATACTGCATACTGCTGGGGCAAATTATGACCTCAATTGTAATACAGTTTGTTCGCCTTGTTGCTTCGTTCATCTCCTTAGAAAAAGTAGTGAACTACAACAGGAAAGTTATCTGCTAAAAACGATTCTGTTGAGTTAAATGTTTAGGGCGCTTTAAAGCTGTCTGTCTCCTCGTGACAAGATTTCATTGATTGAAAAAATTACTATTTCTATTGCATACATTCTGATTGTACTGTTTGCTTTATTACCGAAGATTTCCTCTCTTGTGTATAAAGAGGGATGCTACCTGTCAGCTTCAAATAAACTGCCATTTTCATTTCCTTAACTTTCCAACTGCTTCTTCTCTTTTGCATATTAGAAAGATACTGGTACATTGGCCCTTCCTTGAAATATCTGGCCCCAAAAAATGGGTTGTAGGGGCCACTTTGGCCCTAAAGTAGAAATTTCTGGCTGGAACACTGCTAAAACAGCTTACCATTAACAATCTGTGGACTCCTATTAGTACGAGGATATTTATATTTGAGAGTTTGAGGGGGCTTATTATTGGGATTTTATGCTATTACAGTATAAATAATGatgtttacttttttatcattttcgacCGAACTGTTCCCTTCAATCTACCTGTACTGGCAAAGATACCAAGCTCAGATGCTTGCAAAGCTAAAGACCATTCAAGATGGCATTATTATTGCAGGAGATGGTCGCCATGATAGCACAGGACACAGTGCAAAATTTGGTGCCTATACAATCTATACAGCACTTTTTTAACTTGCTAATTGACTTTACCAAGTGGCATCAGTATATGACTGTATTCTTGTTGTGATTGTTGTGGtctgattttatttttggttcaattttcTCAGTGtatgttattttgttttgactggaaGAAAGACTAACCAAGTGTGTTAATCAAGTACATTTTgtatttccaaaacaaaataaatgatcaATAGAAGTgagttataattattttggtGTGACCATATAATAATCATCATTAGACTAAAAAGTTTCATATCAGTTACACCCTGTAGCAGGTGTGTAGCGTCCTATACGCATATACACATGTGCGTACTTGAAGTgaacagaaaattttgaaatttttagcaattgtttctatttttaacattttacttGCACGCAACCAAGATTTCGTGATGAAAACACCACTTTGATTAAATtctaaaaactaaaacaaaagcTATCCCATGTTCTAACTTTGCATTGCACTTTTTTTACACTAAACAATGCAGTCTTGTTTGGACAGCATGCAACAATTCAAAAAGGCGAGGTTGCAAAAGAGCGACGTTCCAAGAACGTTCTTGACAAAGGAGCGACGTTCCGAGAACGGTGTTGACAACTGCAGTTACACTACCTCTGACTATAAAACAGATTCGAACACATCTATATTTCCCGTTTGCTTTTATGTGATACATAATATGTCAAAAAGATCCATCAAAGGTTTTTTCAGTGTTATCCAAGACAAAAATAGTGGATCTAACAACGAAGAAGGTAAGCTGCTCGACCGTATTGCCTGGCCGTGCCGTCAAACCTCTACTCAGAAATATTGTATCTGATGATTTTACAGAAAATTCTCAAGCAGTGGCGGCACCCACACAAGATATTTTCCCAGAATAATCTAGTACAAGTCAATTTAGAAAAATTTAGTAATTGACCTTACTTGtatatttttagaaacatttctggaaagaatAGAAAGATAAACCCCGACATCATTGCAAGAACACCCTGGTTGAGATACAGCCCTTCGACAGCTAGACACCCTctactgttgttactgtttatTATTCATCACCCATGATCGTTCTTTCCGTACTCGTGATTGGTCCAATATTTCTAAACTAGTGAAGAAGCATGTGTGCGAAAAAAGTGCTCATCACACTGCAGTAGATCACGGGGAAGCGTTTCTGCACACACAGTAAGGTGGTGCACCTAACATCTGTCAACAGCTTCACTCTCAAAGAGCAGAACAAGTTAGAAGGAATAGAATGATTCTCAAGTGTACAATAGAGGTGCTAGTTATGATGGGGAAGCACAACATAGCTATCAGAGGTTACCAGGAGGAAGACAGCAATTTTATGGCAATGCTGTCTGTATTGGCGAAAGAAAACTCAGTTCTGCTTGACCACCTAGAAAATGCACCTCGGATTTCCAAGTATACAAGTCCAGATATCCAGAACTAGATCATCTTTTTTCAGCAAAGCAGATTCTCGATGGCATAATTGACAACTGCAAGAGATCTGTCATTTATGCATTAATTGCTGATGAGTCGACTGATGTCACAAATAAAGAGCAAATTTCTGTTTGTATACGTTTTGTTAGCACAAAAGAGGACGGGAAACATTTCATACATGAAGAATTCGTTACTTTTGTACATGCAGACAAAGGAACCAATGCTGAGGAACTCACAACAAAATTTCTAGAGACCATCCAGAGTGTCGGTCTTTTAGTGAATGATATAAGAGCCCAAGGATATGATGGTGCCAGTGTGATGAGTGGGCACGTGAGTGGTGTGCAAACGCGGATTCGTCAAGTAAATCCAAATGCTGTTTATGTCCATTGTCGACCCCACGTCTTAAACCTCTGTATTGTCCATGTATCAAAGCTTCCACTTGTGAGAAACATCATGGATACCATGCAAGAAGTTACATGGCCTTTAAGTTCTCTGCAAAACGTTTGTTGGTATTTAAGGAACAACTTGGAGACAATCATGTTGCTAGAGAAGAAATGGGAAGACGCTCAAAGCTGAAGCTGCTTTGTGAAACGCGCTGGGCCCCCAGAGCAGATTGCCTGTCAGTTTTCGTTGACGCTTTCAAGGTATTACTTGATATTCATAATCTGAATCATTGCCCATCTTCTATGAGCTAAATACAATGGAACATTTTTTCTTATCCATCAATGTTCATTTTTAGGTTATAATCGACACATTAGACCAGCTAAGCGAGGAAGGCGATTGCAAGGCCAGAGCCCTCCATGTGTCTGTTCTGAAATGGGACTTCATTATTACTCTTGCTGTGCTCCAGCCCATTTTTGAATATACTAACAAGCTGTCAGCATACCTTCAAGTGAGTAATCAAATGATATCATAGTATATCCTTGATTTTTACATTTACCACATTACTAAGAATCAAAACCATTTTTGGGGACCCAGAGCCCTGATCTCAACTTGATTCAAGCCTCTGAAGAAGCAAAAACCTGCTCCTCTGTTCTGAATGCAAAGCGAAATGACGATCCTGTTTGGGAGGCCTTGATGGAAAAGGCTATTGAAATCGCCTCAGATTATAGCATTGATCCATCATCGCCAAGAACAGCAGGAAGGCAACAACATCGCAACAACGTTCCAGCAAATACCCCATCAGCATATTGGAAGGGGGCAATGTATTTGCCATTTCTAGATCACCTCGTCACAGAGATCAATGAAAAGCTCGTGGTGCCACTACCAGGCTTCCAGGCTCAGCTCCTTTTCCCAGGTAAATGATATTGCATTGGGTACAAGAATTTTGTGGATCATGTTCATTTGACCACTCAGTGGTTTAGCACATAGATCTCAAATTACTGTTCTTGCTTATGAGAAAGCTTGGCCAGTTGACAGAGGAAAAATTGAAGTCGATCCATGAGCACTACGGTGGTGACATGGCCATCGATTTGGAAGAGTTCAAACTCGAAGTGGACAGATGGAGGCACCGCTGGTCTATCAAGGAGCCAACCGATCCTCTCCCGCAGACGTTGGTAGAAACTCTGGATGTAGCTAATGCTGCATTCTACCCAGCAATCTATGTAGCAGAAAAAACGCTCTTGACGTATCCTGTGTCGGCATGCACTGCTGAGCGCAGCTTTAGTTTGATGAAAAGGTTGAAGACACCACTACGAAACAAGATGACTGACGATCACCTTTCATCGTTAGCAATATTGCACATCCACAGGGAAAAAGAAATCAACGTTGAGAGTGTGCTCGACCAGTTTGCACAGCACAAAGAAAGACGCCTCGCTCTTTGCTTATAAATGACAACTGTACTATAAAATGAAAAACGCTGCTGAGCGCATGCTCAAGGATGATGGAATCCACAACAAAACCAATGTTTTGTTTACACCaagtttgctcaaaagaagggtACGACgctttgttctttgcttgtaTTCACACAACTATTTCGAACAAGAAATAAAGAACGCAGTTTTTTCGCTCAGTTTACTCAGGTTTCTGGATCATGTACTTGTGCGTAATTGAAAAAATGACCACGCTACGTGCCTGTGTAAGTGTAAATTTTGAGAAGGCAAAGTTCCTGTTGGTTGACATTCCATTATTTAGCAAAATACTCAATGAATACAATGCATATGCTTCGTAATCTTATATGTTCCTAAATTTTCCGCAAGGACTGGGTTTTACAAAATTTAACCATAATGTATATTCCACTTGGAAAATGGAAATTATCTAGTAAAACCTTCAATAtctaataatttaattttcattgGAGACATCAAACTGGTCTTTCCATTTTATTTATatccatcattttttttatagaggaaTGAAGCTGGAAATAGTACAGGGATGGAATTTATGGCATTTCAACATTGCATGGACTTCTGGCTGGCTTGTAGCCTTCTGATCACCACATTCATTTCAGACAGACATTCCACTATAGCCAGCCACATGAAAAATATCCTTACGAATATTGTTCACTACTTCAACATCTGGCATCTAAAGAAGAATAAGGATATACCAGTCTTCACTATCACTGTAGATTGTATTATATTACATTATGCATCAATCAATTCCGGCTGCAACCATCGCCCTGCCTACCGCCTGGGGCAACTCCAGGGCATTTGCACACACTGTCAATCCTGGGGGTCCGGCATTAGCCTAAACCAATGCAAGAGGCCTGGacattgactgatgcattacatGATCAATCCAAACCCTTACGAAAgttctgttttttctctttatgtCTTTCCACAGAAATCTGCAAAGTACTATCGTAGATTGCAAAACTGAAAGACTGTGAAGCCTTACCTGAGTGGATAAAGCCATGTGAAAGGCACCTCCATTGGAGTGCCACCTCTAACTTCAGTGGTAATGGGAGAGTTATTTTGGCAACATTTAAGGGATTCCTTTAATCATGTCATCAATAAGCATTCTGGCTTCAGTGATCCCCTGTTCAATAAATGCGCCAATGGAAATATTGAACCACGGAAATGCCTAAGAAGTGGTATGTTCATAGGTGAAGCCTTGTAAAAGTAAGGTTGTTGCTTCGCTGTTTTTCAGATAATATGTTGGAGAGGGGGTTCGCCCAAGTGTTCACTTTGAAGATGAAACTTTTGAAAATAACCAACATTCTCAATACTCCCCAGAGCCAACCCTTGCCTTATGTAATAATTATGGAAAATCCTATGATGTAAATAGCACAAGGTAGTAAAAGAATCATCACAAAGATGTACTACAGTACTCTAGTGGTATGCTAGCATGGTAATTTGACACCATGTCAGTTCCATGTTAGTAGGTACCGATTCTGATCTCTCCATTTCTTGATTAATAAGGACACTGGTGTACGAAAAATTATGTGAGGCACTCAGCAACAAGGCCCTGGTAAGGGGAATTAAACAAGCTTCTCCTAATTCTCAAACAAGCTGTTTGGAAGGTTTTCACTCGGTCCTCTACCATTTTGCGCCAAAGATGATTGCTTACTCCTATGTTGGCATGTATTGCAGGTACAAATCTTTTATGGTCTTTTTGTTCTTATATGATGGTGATAGCTCTTGCACAATTTTATTATCTGGAATTTGGTATGGCTATTACCAAAGAGCTCTTTTTTACAGTCAAAACTAAGGTTTGCAAATCCACATTTTTTGGGGTCAGaaaaaggttaagggttcccaGAATTGCATCCACAAGCCCCACCCAAATTTTTAGGCGTAACATATTATTCATTTAATCATGGTTGTGGTTGTCTGTTCCCATCTTAATGTTGTAAAATTAACGTATATTGTAATGTAACCTGTGACTCAAATAGGCATTTACATCCTAGGCACATCTTGGCTGCAGTTCACTTCAACTTTAACCCTTTAGTTACCAGTCCTACAAATTTGTACGATTTCGACcctggcagccattttgaattgTTAATTGCCGGCCTGGTTACTTGGGCAATAGCCAAGTGTATTGTGGGAAAGTGAAGTGCTTGGCGTCCATTTTGAGAAAGATTTGAGTCGTTTCAGTGACTACAACAGGGATTGTTTGAAAGGGAAGAACGCGTGTGAATTAAAAATGGGGTCCGGAAGTATTCCTCTAGCTGAGGTGATTGGAAGATGTGTTAGAGGTGGTTCTGATGATGAAAACTCGGACGAAAGTgaagatgacatttcagacatGAGTGAGCAAAGTGAAGAAGATTTAGATTGTGAGGAACAAGAGGCTGGTGAGACCAGTCAAAGCAATTCAGAAGCGAGTGAAGGTaagtgtatgtttgtttttctttgaaaattgatcatttcaaaacgttttttactttttcttagtGAATACGATTTCTTCGAAGCTTTTCAAAAACTTTATCcgttatattttgtttttttacagtgGAAAATGACCTTTCAAGATCCAGAAGTCCTTTAGCCAGAAGAAATCGTGGAACTGCTTGCGGTGGGGGTGCAAGAGGAAGAAGAGGCCGAGCTCGAGTAAACCATGCAAGAGGGAGAGATGCAAATCAACCACCAATCAACTGGAGCTCTACCTATCAAGCTCCAGAACCACCTCCTTTCTACGAGCCCCATCCTGGGCCTACAAGTAGGTTTCAAGTCGGCAGGAAAAAGATTATTTTGAACATTTATTCAATAATGAAATGTGGGAGATAATAGTTTCTGAAACCAATCGTTATTACGAACAACAAAAGGCTTCAGACCCAGATCACCACAAAACAGAATGGCACCCTGTGACTAAAGGTGAAGTACAAGCTTTTGTTGGCATGCTTATTCTTATGGGGATTGTTAGACTACCACGCTTTCAAATGTACTGGGAGTCTGACCAGCTGATTCACCAGGAGAGCATTGCAAATATCATGCCAAGAACtcgcttttttcaaatttggcgTTACTTCCACTTGGAGGATAACTCTAAGGCAGCAGCGCCAGGAACTGTGGGACATGATAAAATCTACAGAATCCGGAATTTCCTTACAATAATAAGTAGAAATGTTGAAAGGGAATACAGGCTGTCAAGAGTTATTTCTATCGATGAAACTATGGTCCCCCACAAAGGACGTCTCAGTTTCAAACAATATATAAAGAACAAGCCCACAAGGTGAGGGATAAAACTGTGGGTTTTGTGTGAGGCTGAGACAGGATATGTGTACAGGTTTCAAGTTTATTTGGGTAAACAAGAAGGACACCCTGAAACAAATCTTGCAAGAAGAGTAGTACGTGACCTCACTGTTACCGAACATGATAGGAATCACCATTTATATATGGATAATTTTTATAATGATCCATATTTGTTCAAGGAACTCCTgggcaaaaacatttttgcctGTGGCACAGTGCGGCCCAACCGCAAAGGATTTCCTGATGAGATTGTCATCACCAAGCAAAGGCAAAGAAACATGACACGAGGAGAATATTTATGGCGCAGTGATGGGCAGCTTGTCGCAATTGGTTGGCTTGACAAGCGTCCAGTTTATTTGTTGTCTACAATTCATCCACCATCCACAGATGTTCCAACAACTATTCTTCGTAGAGAAGGTAGAGGCGAAAGACAACCCCTTCCATGCCCCCCAGCCCAGGTGGATTACCAAAAATTCATGGGTGGGGTCGACCTCGCAGATCAGATGCTGAAATCATTCTCTGTTGTGAGGAAATCGCGCAAAGCATGGAAAAAGTTTTTCGCTTACGGTCTTGAAGTCTGTCTATTGAACTCGTTTATTATAATGAGAAAAGCCAAGCCTGCTTGCAAGCAAGAATTTCTGAGGTTCAGGGTCAACATTGCTCAGCAGCTTATTGCCGGGCAGTCATTTCGTGCTAGAATTGGCCGACGCATTTCACAACCACTGTCAGAGGTTGGCGCATTACGTCTCAATGGACAATTTCACCCTCTGGAGTTTACTGATAGCAGACTAGACTGTGTTGTGTGTGCTAAAGTTGTCCACGCTCAGGGGCTTCATAGGAATGAGCGATCAAAGTCTGGAGTGAAGTGTACAGTTTGCAACGTTGCACTCTGTGTCAACAAGCAGAGGTCTTGTTGGAACATGTGGCACACCAGAGTGGAATACTGGCTAAATGCTTAGGGTCAGGACACAATAAtgagacattttctgattttacattgttttattGGCTTCTCTCCCAAAAAAGGGAACTACTAAAGACAATGTTTTATGCCGAATGCAACCATACGAGGTCGCTAATGTTCATGTTTTACCAATTATTTGAAGGCAGACTTGTCTTGTGCATGTAAATAACAATCAGTGGTTATCATAAGCCTTAGGTAGTTAGAAACTAccacaaataaagttttttttaacaacaactgACATAAAGCAGGAATTTTAGGATGAATAGATAAGTTACCTGTTGTTGggactttttatttttgtccgACCGCCGCCGTAAAAAGGGCATAACTTTGTTCATATTCAACATATTTCAGTAAAGTTTGTAGCACTCTAAAGTCTGAAAGTGTGCCTTTCTTGTCATTATAAAATTAGAAAGGTCCCATGAAAAGGTTTCATGAGGGATCATGTAGAATCCAGGGGTGCAGcttactgaaattttttttcatgtagaTTTTGTTTAGAGTGCAGCATATTTTTGAAGTAAATCATGCTGAATCATAGTGAAAGTAAAAGATCAATTCCTGCTGATTATTATGATATATAGTTATGGGGGTGGTATTGATTAACCCTTAAAAGTTATTTCCCCTTTTTTCGCGACTAGGCGGGGTCGCAAAAAATTACCTCTCAGAAACTTGGTAACTAAAGGTTTAATCTGCATAGAGAGGTGAAATGTCGAGAGAAAGATGGGGTTTAGAGGGTGAAAGTATCTTACCCAAAGTTTAAGAATGGTGAAGCTACTGTCAGAGATGTGAGAGTTGAACCAACTTTGGTAAGCATTTGGATCTCCAGAtgtgaacttgaaaatttttgttttcaaaaatctggaaaagtattatttttaccgagttttctgtttttattttagggaATGTTGAGGAGATATTTCAGACATATATGAATGCGAGCAAAGACGAATTGAAGAATGCAAATACTGAGCTTTATGAGAAGACCCCTGCTGCAATGAACACCATGCTCGAGAAGCAGCCTAGAGCAGCCGCTTTGCTGAAGAGGCGACAAAGGAGCAAAATGGTGGTAACAGATGTCCCTCCAACCAAACCAGGTACTTTGCATCACATCACTGCTGTACACTCCACCAATTATTATAACTGTTTTCATAGACAATCTATGGCAAAATCTCctcatctgaacaatttttttgttgttgtcatcccTTTACCAATGCAAGTACTACTACAGGAATTTGTAATGTaaagtcacaattttttttgcctCACCAGTCTCTCAGGTCCCAGAAACCACTGGACAGCAGTCTCAGAGGAGAGAGAAAAGAACCAGAAAATGCCGGGAGTGCAAGCAGCCTCTGAAGGGCCACAAAAATGTTGTGGATTGTCCACGCAATAGGAGACAAAAATAGTTAAACACTAAAGCGGTTTTTGTTCGAATATTCTAggcttgcaaccacgtgacaaggcagccatgttggtggtgtgttggtggtcaatacaatagaatttttgcgcaaagaatttacatgaaaatagggtCTAACTCCAGaggagaaaatgcttttgttcttaacCCTAACACACCACACTAACATGGCCAGCATGATGTCAATTGCAAACCAGCAATTGCAAAACCAACCTAAAGGAAACAGTGTGGCCAATCTAAAAAATTATTGATGTAAAAATGTAGTGAACCACTTCAAGTAAATCTTTTGGATAAGTATCAAGAATTTACTGAATGTGGCAATGGCACAAGATTTTTCCATCACACTAGTGTGATaaagcaaaaccaaaacaagGGAGAAAACCCTTTTGAGAATTTGAACACTGCTCTGAAAGTGCAGGGGTGGTTACTCTATGTACTCCCCTATgactgtgaaatactgcttcCAGAATATCCCCCCCCTCCCtatttttattaaacaaaaactaGTGAGCCCTAAGAGGATATTACAACTAACAACCTTGTAAAgtcaaataattatcttcatttAATTTATCCTGACTGGTCTTGTAATATATAGTTAGGAGACGTTCTAAAAGATCTGAACAATTTTCTTAAGAGATAATTGATAACATTGTATTCCTGTTCATAAATTTGGTATTCCAGTGAGAATTTTGATATTGGTCAATCTTGATTGAAAaggtaaataaagcaaaatcaAGGCTGATAACTGAGACGGTGTTACTCTGTGATGGACAGGGGGAATACATTCCAGCATTTATGTTTATTAGTGCTCCACATCCCAAAAATGAGACTGTCCTGTGCAACATAAATGAGCTTCGTCATCGCTTGTCGGTGGCGATGCTTTGCAATCGAGATCACTTTCTGCTTCCATCTCATACTCTGAATCGGTGCAGCTTACCGCTGAATCTTCAGAGGACGACATTGATTCGCAAATAcaccaaatttggcgtattttacgccaaaattgttcagatgactccacagAGGTTACGGAGGGGGTCACtttgactccagaaattttccgTAACAAATAGGGAGCCCCTTTGACTCCAGGAATTTTTGGtaacaaacacagttttgtcctgACCTTTTTTGCAGCAAGCACAATTTACattaattgtaaacgttgtaaaccttaattaattcatcaaaattaaagaactaTACTGCACAACAAAACGGGGTAAATTATGACCAAACtttactcgatgaccgccatcatggatttaagagagtgtctctgtaagagcggtccggtcgattttgcttgatacacagatttagctcatttcttgtgtgttgtaagacattcatgtacctatactaaaaccacaatccgtttgatcggatctctttatttttcagagttttagggaaattaaatttcactcgagcgaaggcctgtcgtgacacttttc
It contains:
- the LOC140925483 gene encoding 52 kDa repressor of the inhibitor of the protein kinase-like, translating into MRKLGQLTEEKLKSIHEHYGGDMAIDLEEFKLEVDRWRHRWSIKEPTDPLPQTLVETLDVANAAFYPAIYVAEKTLLTYPVSACTAERSFSLMKRLKTPLRNKMTDDHLSSLAILHIHREKEINVESVLDQFAQHKERRLALCL